One part of the Acidobacteriota bacterium genome encodes these proteins:
- the trmFO gene encoding methylenetetrahydrofolate--tRNA-(uracil(54)-C(5))-methyltransferase (FADH(2)-oxidizing) TrmFO produces the protein MTTRIQVIGAGLAGSEAAWQCARRGISVDLFEMRPVRTTPAHQTADFAELVCSNSLKSESENTAPWVLKEEMRRAGSLLLELARATAVPAGHALAVDREEFSRKVTEAISREPLIRIRREEAVAIEAGQITIIATGPLTSDALAREIEKLCAPPDELSPDAPAVGLDDRSAPDVPRAGAPAPHEPRGHQLFFYDSISPIVEADSIDMSKVYLAARYDKGSADYINCPMSKDEYDDFYDGLLAAQSVEEKDWEKLNYFESCLPIEEIARRGRDTLRFGPMKPVGLKDPRTGRIPYAAVQLRQENLRADSYNLVGFQNHLKFGEQARVLRLIPGLEQARFLRYGQIHRNTYINSPTLLTPTLQMKNHPAVFFAGQICGVEGYVESIATGLLSGVNAAALAADSEPVPPPRSSAFGSLVHYVTQADPKNFQPTNITFDLLPALETRVRDRKERHRLQCAAALNSFQGWWDRVSAATVPGP, from the coding sequence TTGACGACCAGAATCCAAGTCATCGGTGCCGGATTGGCCGGATCGGAGGCCGCGTGGCAATGCGCTCGGCGAGGCATCTCCGTCGATCTGTTTGAGATGCGTCCCGTGCGGACTACGCCCGCCCACCAGACGGCCGATTTCGCCGAACTCGTCTGCTCGAATTCCTTGAAGTCCGAAAGCGAGAACACCGCACCCTGGGTGCTCAAAGAAGAGATGCGCCGCGCTGGATCGCTTCTTCTCGAACTTGCGCGCGCAACCGCCGTCCCGGCCGGTCACGCACTCGCCGTCGATCGCGAAGAATTCTCGCGCAAGGTGACCGAGGCAATTTCCCGCGAGCCCCTGATTCGCATTCGTCGCGAAGAGGCCGTGGCTATCGAAGCAGGGCAGATCACGATCATCGCCACGGGGCCGCTGACGTCCGACGCACTGGCCCGAGAGATTGAGAAACTGTGTGCGCCGCCCGATGAGCTGTCCCCGGATGCGCCAGCCGTGGGCCTCGACGACCGTTCCGCTCCGGACGTTCCGCGGGCGGGGGCGCCCGCGCCACATGAGCCACGCGGCCACCAACTGTTTTTTTACGATTCGATCAGCCCTATTGTCGAGGCGGATTCCATCGACATGAGCAAGGTTTACCTGGCTGCGCGGTACGACAAAGGGTCTGCTGATTACATCAACTGTCCGATGTCAAAAGATGAGTACGACGATTTCTACGACGGATTACTGGCCGCGCAGTCGGTCGAAGAAAAGGATTGGGAGAAGCTCAACTATTTCGAAAGCTGCCTGCCTATTGAGGAAATTGCACGTCGTGGCCGCGACACTTTGCGTTTTGGTCCAATGAAGCCTGTTGGCCTGAAAGACCCGCGCACGGGACGCATTCCTTACGCTGCCGTCCAATTGCGGCAGGAGAACTTGCGGGCGGATTCCTACAATCTGGTTGGCTTCCAGAATCACCTGAAATTCGGAGAACAGGCGCGCGTGTTGCGCCTCATCCCAGGTCTTGAACAGGCTCGCTTTCTTCGCTACGGACAGATTCACCGCAACACCTACATCAATTCGCCTACGCTGCTTACTCCCACGTTGCAGATGAAGAATCATCCTGCGGTATTTTTCGCGGGGCAGATTTGTGGAGTCGAAGGCTACGTGGAATCGATCGCGACGGGATTGCTTTCCGGAGTGAACGCCGCCGCCCTCGCTGCCGACAGCGAACCGGTTCCTCCGCCTCGGAGCAGCGCCTTCGGATCGTTGGTCCACTACGTAACCCAGGCGGATCCCAAGAATTTCCAGCCGACCAACATAACATTTGATCTCCTGCCTGCTCTCGAGACTCGTGTCCGCGATCGCAAGGAACGGCATCGCCTGCAATGCGCGGCCGCGCTCAATAGCTTCCAGGGCTGGTGGGATCGTGTGTCGGCCGCCACTGTCCCAGGTCCCTGA
- a CDS encoding ABC transporter permease: protein MSFRDLIYDVFRTLWAHRVRTLLTMFGIAWGVVSIVLMTAAGEGLRVGQAKQAESLGKDLMIVFHGRTSLQAGGTRAGRLVHWVDSDLPYLREEAPDCQHAIPELEQNDVRSHTAYNAAAFTVSGSMPEFAEIRSLGVGEGRFYNFDDIKEGRRVAFLGSDAKKQLFGSRPAVDQLVYLNDVPFTVIGVMSAKKQNSSYDGWDVNKIFLPYAAMRRDFPDKPPGTPETFDQLLVAPRSVEQHEACKSQVRHVLARLHNYDPADKEACPIWDTIQEAKAFRTMTDGMKYFLGAVGIVTLFLGGLGVMNVMLVAVRERTREIGVRKAMGAPSHSILRQFFLEALIVALVSGGFGLILAFGFCALVNLLPMPDFFAGLLPTWQTGVLSLGVLGTIAILSALYPARRAAAIDPIEALRHEAGG, encoded by the coding sequence ATGTCGTTCCGCGACCTTATCTACGATGTCTTTCGTACTCTGTGGGCACATCGCGTTCGGACCCTGCTCACCATGTTCGGAATCGCCTGGGGAGTGGTGTCGATCGTCCTGATGACGGCAGCCGGAGAGGGTCTGCGGGTTGGGCAGGCCAAGCAAGCGGAATCTCTTGGCAAAGACCTGATGATCGTCTTCCACGGCCGCACCAGCCTGCAAGCCGGTGGAACTCGCGCGGGACGGCTGGTTCACTGGGTCGACTCCGATCTGCCGTATCTGCGGGAAGAAGCGCCCGACTGCCAGCATGCCATCCCCGAACTCGAGCAGAACGACGTCCGCTCTCACACCGCATATAACGCCGCTGCTTTCACCGTCTCTGGCTCCATGCCGGAATTCGCGGAAATCCGCAGCCTGGGGGTGGGGGAAGGGCGTTTTTATAATTTCGATGACATCAAGGAAGGCCGTCGCGTAGCGTTCCTGGGCTCCGACGCGAAGAAGCAATTGTTCGGCAGCCGGCCGGCGGTCGATCAACTCGTTTATCTCAACGACGTTCCCTTTACTGTGATCGGCGTCATGTCGGCCAAGAAGCAGAACTCCAGTTACGACGGATGGGACGTGAACAAGATCTTCCTGCCGTACGCCGCGATGCGCCGCGACTTTCCCGACAAACCGCCCGGCACACCGGAAACCTTCGATCAACTGCTGGTCGCGCCCCGCTCGGTGGAACAACACGAAGCCTGCAAGTCGCAGGTTCGCCACGTGCTGGCCCGGCTGCACAACTACGATCCTGCGGACAAAGAAGCCTGCCCCATCTGGGACACAATCCAGGAAGCCAAGGCGTTCCGTACCATGACCGACGGCATGAAATATTTCCTGGGCGCGGTCGGCATCGTGACGTTGTTTCTGGGCGGACTGGGAGTGATGAACGTGATGCTGGTGGCGGTCCGGGAACGCACGCGTGAAATTGGCGTGCGCAAAGCCATGGGAGCGCCCTCGCATAGCATCCTTCGACAATTCTTCCTGGAGGCGTTGATCGTCGCGCTGGTCAGCGGAGGATTCGGTCTGATCCTCGCATTCGGTTTCTGCGCGCTCGTCAACTTGCTTCCCATGCCGGACTTCTTCGCGGGACTTCTGCCCACATGGCAGACGGGAGTCCTATCGCTTGGCGTACTTGGGACGATCGCCATTCTCTCGGCACTGTATCCAGCACGGCGCGCGGCGGCCATTGATCCGATTGAGGCGCTGCGGCACGAGGCGGGAGGCTAG
- a CDS encoding amidophosphoribosyltransferase, whose product MLKAKSQLLNFDKFREECGVVAIHAHPEAEKLAYLGLHALQHRGQESAGMVTSNGERLHVHRSMGLVADIFTEDVLASLRGILAIGHTRYSTAGDSALLNAQPIMVQSNKGAIAIAHNGNLVNAHAIRAKLEAQGSIFQTNSDTEVLVHLIALSREQTLPDAIADALRRVEGAFSLVMISRDRIFAARDPRGFRPLAMGRIPALTGEKKDTVVFASETCAFDLLGAHYERDVKPGELVIVGPEGISSRFYSPSPAQSSCIFEHVYFSRPDSYVFGRSVDQSRDLMGRQLAIESPADADIVVPVPDSGNTAALGFSTESGIPFRLGLIRNHYIGRTFIEPSQSVRDFGVKLKLNPVRSLLEGKRVALIDDSLVRGTTSRKIVRLIRNAGAKEVHMRISCPPTISPCFYGVDTPSKKHLIAANKSIEEIREFIGADSLAYLSLEGLKKACGEGETATYCSACYTGKYPTTLVDVDDIQPVQVE is encoded by the coding sequence ATGCTGAAGGCTAAGAGCCAATTGCTGAATTTCGATAAATTTCGTGAAGAGTGCGGGGTCGTCGCCATCCATGCGCATCCCGAGGCGGAGAAGCTCGCTTACCTCGGCTTGCATGCCCTGCAGCATCGCGGACAAGAGTCAGCCGGCATGGTCACGTCGAACGGCGAGCGTCTGCACGTCCATCGGTCCATGGGACTGGTGGCAGACATCTTCACCGAAGATGTCCTGGCTTCGTTGCGCGGCATTCTTGCCATCGGACACACCCGCTATTCCACGGCAGGCGACTCGGCATTGCTCAATGCACAGCCGATCATGGTGCAATCGAACAAGGGTGCGATTGCGATTGCCCACAACGGCAACCTGGTCAACGCCCACGCGATTCGGGCGAAGCTCGAAGCGCAAGGTTCAATTTTCCAGACCAACAGCGATACCGAAGTCCTGGTTCACCTGATCGCGCTTTCACGGGAACAGACTCTGCCGGACGCGATAGCCGACGCATTGCGGCGCGTCGAGGGCGCATTCTCCCTGGTCATGATCAGCCGGGACCGCATCTTTGCAGCCCGTGATCCGCGCGGCTTTCGCCCGCTGGCCATGGGGCGGATTCCAGCCCTGACCGGAGAGAAAAAAGACACCGTCGTCTTCGCTTCAGAAACCTGCGCATTCGATTTGCTGGGCGCGCATTACGAGCGCGACGTGAAGCCCGGAGAACTCGTAATCGTCGGGCCCGAGGGAATCAGTTCGCGATTCTATTCACCGTCCCCGGCACAATCGAGCTGCATTTTTGAGCACGTATATTTTTCGCGTCCAGACAGTTACGTCTTCGGAAGATCCGTCGACCAGAGCCGCGACCTGATGGGCCGGCAACTGGCCATTGAGTCTCCGGCAGATGCTGACATCGTTGTGCCGGTTCCCGATTCCGGCAACACCGCCGCTTTGGGATTCTCCACCGAGAGCGGCATCCCGTTTCGATTGGGCCTGATTCGCAACCACTACATTGGTCGAACGTTCATTGAGCCGAGCCAGTCGGTCCGCGATTTCGGCGTGAAACTGAAGCTGAATCCGGTGCGAAGTTTGCTGGAAGGCAAGCGGGTAGCGCTGATTGACGACTCGTTGGTGCGCGGTACAACCAGCCGGAAGATCGTACGCTTGATCCGCAACGCCGGCGCCAAAGAAGTCCACATGCGGATTTCCTGTCCGCCCACGATCTCGCCATGTTTCTATGGAGTGGACACTCCGTCGAAGAAACATCTGATTGCAGCCAACAAAAGCATCGAAGAAATTCGCGAATTCATCGGCGCGGATTCGCTCGCGTATCTATCCCTCGAAGGATTGAAGAAAGCCTGCGGTGAGGGCGAGACAGCTACCTACTGCTCCGCCTGTTACACGGGAAAATATCCAACCACCCTGGTCGATGTGGACGACATACAACCCGTTCAAGTGGAATAA
- a CDS encoding GNAT family N-acetyltransferase, translating into MLKIRPATVEDAALLRALIWELADFEKEPDEVRVTAEDLARDGFGPSPKFRALIAEWEGHPAGYALFFHYYSTWRGPGLYLEDVFVRPTYRGRGIGTTLLAKVARIARQENCVLMKWEVLHWNQPAIDLYKTMGGQFMEEWRSVLLTGDALQKLADKAS; encoded by the coding sequence ATGTTGAAAATAAGACCCGCCACCGTTGAGGATGCCGCCCTGCTCCGCGCCCTCATCTGGGAACTCGCCGACTTCGAAAAAGAGCCCGATGAAGTCCGGGTCACCGCCGAAGACCTCGCCCGCGACGGCTTTGGTCCTTCTCCAAAATTTCGCGCCCTTATCGCCGAGTGGGAAGGCCATCCCGCCGGATACGCTCTGTTCTTCCACTACTATTCGACCTGGCGCGGCCCCGGTCTTTATCTCGAAGACGTATTCGTGCGGCCCACCTATCGCGGACGCGGCATCGGCACCACCCTGCTCGCCAAAGTGGCGCGCATCGCCCGTCAGGAAAACTGCGTCCTCATGAAATGGGAAGTCCTGCACTGGAACCAGCCGGCTATCGACCTGTACAAAACCATGGGCGGGCAGTTCATGGAAGAGTGGCGCAGCGTTCTGTTGACGGGAGACGCTCTGCAGAAACTAGCGGACAAAGCCTCTTGA
- the selB gene encoding selenocysteine-specific translation elongation factor translates to MKSVIVGTAGHIDHGKTSLVKALTGIDADRLEEEKRRGITIDIGFAHLELPAPNGDVLRFGFVDVPGHERFVRNMLAGVGGIDLVLLVIAADEGIKPQTREHFDICRLLEVRRGITVITKSDAVDADTLEVVRLEVEDFLRGSFLEASHSPIVAVSSLTGAGLDELRSQLANIAVEVSAKDSTALARLPIDRVFTMKGFGTVVTGTLVSGTISKEEELEVFPSGKLLRVRGVQVHGSAAEQASAGQRTALNLAAVATEELARGMTLAPPNTFKSTSRLDVSLTLLPTAKALKDRARVHFHAYTMEALAEVRLYGAKQIAPGAQGYAQLRLTEPTLLLPGDRFILRQFSPVVTIGGGAVLDASPQLKAKNVPNFLQQLSGASAEAILEARIARRSASGFSLSQATIETGWRRDFILQQLARALQTGTVIRIADTFMHASAFSALTSSLKNLTAEFHKANPLVAGISKEELRDKCGVSPEVFSAALDLLVRDKKLSVSSELVHLPGRGVVMKDEESESKQIIENAFASAGLKVPALKEVLAGLKVDKVRAQKIVTLLLREKLLVKISDDLVFHQSALSDLRQKIAALKSTTPKIDVARFKDLTGVSRKYAIPLLEYLDRERVTRRVGDERVIL, encoded by the coding sequence ATGAAGTCCGTCATCGTCGGCACGGCCGGCCACATTGATCATGGCAAGACTTCGCTGGTGAAGGCGCTCACCGGTATCGACGCCGATCGGCTCGAGGAAGAAAAGCGCCGCGGCATCACGATCGACATTGGATTCGCGCATCTGGAGTTGCCAGCTCCCAACGGCGATGTGCTGCGCTTTGGATTCGTCGATGTCCCCGGCCACGAGCGCTTTGTCCGGAACATGCTCGCCGGGGTGGGCGGGATCGACCTCGTGCTACTCGTGATCGCCGCCGACGAGGGCATCAAGCCGCAGACGCGCGAGCACTTCGATATCTGCCGCCTGCTCGAAGTGCGGCGCGGCATCACCGTGATCACCAAGTCCGATGCCGTTGATGCGGATACCCTCGAAGTTGTCCGCCTCGAAGTCGAGGATTTTCTGCGCGGATCATTTCTCGAAGCATCCCACTCGCCGATCGTTGCCGTGAGTTCGCTGACTGGCGCCGGCCTCGACGAATTGCGCTCGCAGCTCGCCAACATTGCAGTGGAAGTTTCCGCCAAAGACTCTACCGCGCTTGCACGCCTGCCGATCGACCGCGTCTTCACGATGAAAGGCTTCGGCACGGTTGTGACGGGCACGCTGGTCTCGGGAACAATTTCGAAAGAAGAGGAACTGGAAGTATTTCCATCGGGCAAACTTCTGCGCGTCCGCGGAGTGCAAGTACATGGATCTGCAGCGGAACAGGCCAGCGCCGGTCAGAGAACGGCACTGAACCTGGCCGCCGTCGCCACCGAAGAGCTGGCGCGCGGCATGACTCTCGCTCCGCCCAACACTTTCAAATCTACATCGCGCCTTGACGTCTCACTCACCCTGCTTCCGACCGCCAAAGCTCTCAAAGACCGCGCCCGTGTGCACTTTCACGCTTACACCATGGAGGCCTTGGCGGAAGTTCGTCTATACGGAGCGAAGCAAATTGCGCCGGGGGCGCAGGGCTATGCGCAGCTCCGATTGACGGAACCGACGCTGCTGCTGCCTGGCGATCGCTTTATTCTGCGGCAGTTTTCGCCGGTCGTGACCATTGGAGGCGGAGCTGTGCTGGACGCAAGTCCGCAGCTGAAAGCAAAGAACGTGCCGAATTTTTTGCAACAACTCTCGGGAGCTTCCGCCGAAGCGATACTCGAAGCGCGCATCGCTCGACGCAGCGCCAGCGGGTTCTCGCTGTCCCAAGCCACGATTGAAACCGGTTGGCGCAGGGATTTCATCCTCCAGCAACTGGCCCGAGCTTTACAAACGGGTACCGTGATCCGTATTGCGGACACTTTTATGCACGCCTCGGCATTCTCAGCGCTTACGTCGTCCTTAAAGAATCTGACCGCAGAATTTCACAAGGCGAATCCGCTGGTTGCGGGAATCAGCAAAGAAGAACTGCGCGACAAGTGTGGAGTCAGCCCAGAGGTTTTCTCCGCTGCCCTCGACCTGCTGGTTCGAGACAAGAAGCTGTCAGTCTCCAGTGAACTCGTCCATCTTCCCGGACGCGGTGTTGTCATGAAAGACGAAGAGTCGGAATCGAAGCAGATCATCGAGAATGCTTTTGCTTCCGCGGGATTGAAAGTACCGGCGCTGAAGGAAGTGCTCGCCGGCCTCAAAGTCGACAAGGTCCGAGCGCAAAAAATTGTGACTCTCCTGCTGCGCGAAAAGCTTCTGGTGAAAATATCGGACGATCTTGTCTTCCATCAAAGCGCGCTCAGCGATCTTCGCCAGAAAATTGCCGCACTCAAGAGCACCACGCCCAAAATCGATGTCGCCCGCTTCAAGGATCTGACCGGAGTGAGCCGCAAATACGCTATCCCATTGCTCGAATATCTCGATCGCGAACGAGTCACACGCCGCGTCGGAGACGAACGGGTCATCCTGTAA
- a CDS encoding glycosyltransferase family 39 protein: MNSTTPNLHQERVEQKGLAASGMLAVIAIAAASFVMHMIFNNRYGYFRDEFDYIMCGRHLAWGYVDQPPLVPALSRIFVAVFGESLRAVRLMPALAVSAVIVLSGMIARELGGKRFGVILTSIAVLIAPIYLSNASLLTSNCLEPLLWMGCAFFAILAVQRNPRYWLWFGVVAGIGMQEKYSIGVFGFAIVVGLLLTAQRRVFLEKWIWLGGIAAFLIFLPNLLWNVAHDWPFVQLMRNIKADGRDVVLSPWEYFSQQILIVHPVNALLWITGVVALLVAARFRPYRFLGWAYVVAFTTFVILKGKNYYLGPIYPVYFAAGCIVIDSAIDRIRQSWLKPALAIVVLAAGAYFAPLVVPVLPVDSFLNYMTKLPIKVPRTERSHARAALPQHYADQFGWNEVVMGVVGAWNRIPAAERADCGIFAQDYGQAGAIDFLGPQYGLPQSLSGHQTWWLWGPRQYSGNCMIVLDDDQQTLEKYWTSVEYVGLTPDNPYALEKQLPIFICHGFKQGTWAELWPRLKKWR, encoded by the coding sequence ATGAACAGCACAACACCTAACTTGCACCAGGAGCGCGTCGAGCAAAAGGGCCTTGCCGCAAGCGGGATGCTCGCAGTGATCGCCATCGCCGCCGCAAGCTTTGTCATGCACATGATCTTCAATAACCGTTACGGATATTTCCGCGACGAGTTTGACTACATCATGTGCGGACGTCACCTGGCGTGGGGATACGTGGACCAGCCTCCGCTTGTGCCCGCATTGAGCCGCATATTCGTGGCAGTGTTTGGAGAATCCCTGCGCGCGGTTCGACTGATGCCAGCCCTCGCAGTGTCGGCCGTGATCGTTCTGAGCGGCATGATTGCGCGCGAGTTGGGAGGGAAGCGTTTCGGAGTGATTCTCACTTCGATCGCGGTACTCATCGCGCCGATTTATCTTTCGAATGCGAGCCTGCTGACCAGCAATTGCCTGGAGCCACTGCTCTGGATGGGCTGCGCGTTCTTCGCCATCCTAGCCGTGCAGCGCAACCCACGTTACTGGCTGTGGTTTGGAGTGGTTGCCGGTATCGGCATGCAGGAAAAATATTCCATCGGAGTTTTCGGATTCGCAATCGTGGTTGGCCTGCTCCTGACCGCGCAGCGTCGCGTCTTCCTCGAGAAATGGATCTGGCTCGGCGGCATTGCCGCGTTCCTGATCTTCCTGCCCAACCTGCTCTGGAACGTGGCCCACGACTGGCCTTTTGTGCAGCTCATGCGCAACATCAAAGCCGACGGCCGCGACGTCGTCCTTTCGCCGTGGGAATATTTCTCGCAACAGATACTGATCGTCCATCCTGTGAACGCGCTGCTCTGGATCACCGGTGTGGTCGCGTTGCTGGTGGCTGCGCGGTTCCGTCCGTACCGCTTTCTCGGATGGGCTTACGTCGTTGCCTTCACAACTTTCGTCATCCTGAAAGGAAAGAACTACTACCTCGGCCCGATCTATCCCGTGTACTTCGCTGCCGGCTGTATCGTGATCGATTCTGCGATCGACCGCATTCGCCAGTCGTGGCTGAAGCCCGCGCTCGCAATCGTCGTGCTGGCCGCCGGCGCCTACTTCGCGCCGCTCGTCGTGCCCGTCCTGCCGGTCGACTCCTTTCTGAATTACATGACCAAGCTTCCCATCAAGGTTCCGCGCACGGAGCGCAGCCATGCGCGTGCGGCTTTACCGCAACACTATGCGGACCAGTTCGGGTGGAACGAAGTTGTGATGGGAGTCGTCGGCGCATGGAATCGTATTCCTGCCGCCGAGCGGGCCGATTGCGGCATCTTCGCGCAGGACTACGGTCAAGCCGGGGCCATCGATTTTCTCGGGCCGCAATATGGCCTGCCGCAATCGCTCAGCGGACATCAAACATGGTGGCTCTGGGGACCGCGTCAATACTCCGGAAACTGCATGATCGTGCTCGATGACGATCAACAGACTTTGGAAAAATATTGGACCAGCGTGGAATACGTCGGCCTCACGCCTGACAACCCTTACGCGCTGGAAAAACAACTGCCGATCTTCATCTGCCACGGATTCAAACAAGGCACATGGGCCGAACTGTGGCCCCGACTCAAGAAGTGGCGGTAG
- the purL gene encoding phosphoribosylformylglycinamidine synthase subunit PurL, whose product MTTSAIPSITPEMIREHGLTPDEFEKIKELLGGREPTRTELGIFSVMWSEHCSYKSSRVHLKRLPTRSKLVLQGPGENAGIIDIGDGWGCAFKIESHNHPSFIEPFQGAATGVGGILRDIFTMGARPVAVMDSLRFGPIEAGKTATTAELHKNHSVMEGVVSGVASYGNCFGVPNLGGEVKFEPCYNGNPLVNAFALGLVKSDEIFYGRASGEGNPVIYIGSKTGRDGIHGATMASEEFSEGSEAKRPNVQVGDPFLEKLLLEACLEAMQTGAIVGIQDMGAAGLTCSTCEMGARGGTGVEIELDRVPQRETGMTPYEIMLSESQERMLLVAQKGREDEVFRVFEKWGLDAVEVGRVTREAKMRVLEHGQVVAEIPNAALTDDAPVYKRPLARWEPPVEREMPGTVRLTAGGDFTANFKRLLASPNICSKRWVWQQYDHMVQTNTVNAPGAGDAGVIRIKGSNRGLAMALDGNGRWCYLDPRLGAMHAVAEASRKVACSGATPVAATNCLNFGNPEKPHIMWQFSQVIDGITKACEELEVPITGGNVSFYNETLGEGIYPTPVLGVVGILQDVHKAAKMHFSQPGRKIVLLRASEFGDAVDAESEFGSSEYAKEILGAVWGYPPELDLEKEATLQRALVALIQDGLVESAHDCADGGLTVALAEAAMLKGVGLNVQLASHKLPAEFALFGEDASRVVLSCDPAKLARIQQVAQEYDLFAEVLGETGGDRVEIALDGKPAISASITELSKGYESALEVALRAEPATAAAD is encoded by the coding sequence ATGACCACTTCTGCGATCCCATCTATTACCCCGGAGATGATACGGGAACACGGCCTGACTCCGGACGAATTCGAGAAAATCAAAGAGCTGCTCGGCGGACGCGAACCCACGCGCACCGAACTCGGCATCTTCAGCGTGATGTGGAGCGAGCACTGCTCGTATAAATCGTCCCGCGTGCATTTGAAGCGCCTGCCGACTCGCAGCAAGCTCGTGCTGCAAGGTCCGGGAGAGAACGCCGGCATCATCGATATCGGCGACGGCTGGGGCTGCGCCTTCAAGATCGAGTCGCATAATCACCCGTCCTTCATCGAGCCCTTTCAGGGTGCGGCCACAGGTGTAGGTGGCATCCTGCGCGACATTTTCACGATGGGCGCGCGTCCGGTGGCGGTGATGGACTCGCTGCGCTTCGGCCCGATTGAAGCAGGCAAGACGGCGACCACTGCGGAACTGCACAAGAATCATTCCGTTATGGAAGGCGTCGTCAGCGGTGTCGCGTCCTACGGAAATTGCTTCGGCGTGCCGAACCTAGGCGGCGAAGTGAAATTCGAGCCCTGCTATAACGGCAACCCTCTGGTGAATGCATTCGCGCTCGGCCTGGTGAAGAGCGACGAAATTTTCTACGGGCGCGCTTCCGGCGAAGGTAATCCGGTGATTTACATCGGCTCGAAGACAGGGCGCGACGGGATCCACGGCGCGACCATGGCCAGTGAAGAATTCAGCGAAGGTTCCGAGGCGAAACGTCCCAACGTGCAAGTGGGCGATCCGTTCCTCGAAAAACTATTACTTGAGGCCTGCCTTGAAGCGATGCAAACCGGCGCCATTGTCGGCATTCAGGATATGGGCGCGGCCGGGCTCACGTGTTCGACTTGTGAAATGGGCGCGCGTGGCGGGACAGGCGTTGAAATCGAACTGGATCGCGTTCCGCAGCGCGAGACGGGCATGACTCCATACGAGATCATGCTGAGCGAATCGCAGGAGCGCATGTTGCTGGTCGCGCAGAAGGGCCGCGAGGACGAAGTGTTCCGCGTCTTCGAAAAATGGGGACTGGACGCGGTAGAAGTCGGCCGCGTCACCCGCGAAGCGAAGATGCGCGTATTGGAACACGGCCAGGTTGTCGCGGAGATTCCGAACGCAGCGTTGACCGATGACGCTCCGGTCTACAAGCGCCCGCTGGCGCGGTGGGAGCCTCCCGTGGAGCGGGAGATGCCGGGCACGGTTCGACTCACTGCGGGCGGCGACTTCACTGCGAATTTCAAGCGCCTACTGGCAAGTCCCAATATTTGTTCGAAGCGCTGGGTGTGGCAGCAGTATGACCACATGGTACAAACCAATACAGTTAATGCGCCCGGCGCTGGTGATGCGGGCGTAATTCGCATCAAGGGTTCCAACCGCGGCCTGGCCATGGCCCTCGATGGCAACGGGCGCTGGTGCTATCTCGACCCGCGACTCGGCGCGATGCATGCGGTGGCGGAAGCGTCCCGCAAGGTGGCGTGCTCAGGTGCGACCCCCGTGGCGGCGACGAACTGCCTCAACTTCGGCAATCCCGAGAAGCCGCACATCATGTGGCAGTTCTCACAAGTCATCGACGGAATCACGAAGGCTTGCGAAGAACTCGAAGTCCCGATCACGGGCGGTAATGTCAGCTTCTACAACGAGACTTTAGGCGAGGGGATTTATCCGACGCCAGTTCTGGGAGTAGTCGGAATTCTCCAGGACGTCCACAAAGCCGCGAAGATGCATTTTTCGCAGCCGGGACGGAAGATTGTGCTGTTGCGGGCCAGCGAATTCGGCGACGCGGTGGACGCGGAATCAGAATTTGGCTCGTCGGAATACGCGAAAGAAATTCTCGGAGCGGTGTGGGGCTATCCCCCCGAGCTTGACCTCGAAAAGGAAGCCACTCTGCAGCGCGCGCTGGTCGCGCTGATTCAGGATGGGCTGGTTGAATCCGCGCATGACTGCGCCGATGGCGGGCTGACGGTGGCGCTGGCGGAAGCAGCCATGCTGAAAGGTGTGGGCCTCAACGTCCAGTTGGCATCCCATAAACTTCCGGCTGAGTTTGCGCTGTTCGGCGAAGATGCCAGCCGCGTCGTATTGTCTTGCGACCCGGCGAAGCTGGCCCGAATCCAACAAGTGGCCCAGGAATACGATCTGTTCGCCGAAGTACTCGGCGAGACCGGCGGCGACCGGGTCGAAATTGCGCTCGACGGAAAACCCGCCATCTCCGCCAGCATCACCGAGTTGAGCAAGGGATACGAAAGCGCGCTGGAAGTGGCGCTGCGAGCGGAGCCGGCGACGGCTGCCGCCGACTGA